From Oryza brachyantha chromosome 9, ObraRS2, whole genome shotgun sequence, a single genomic window includes:
- the LOC102702127 gene encoding oryzain gamma chain: MAHRRLLLLLAAVLALTATAAVASSDFDDSNPIRTVTDHAASSLESAVLAALGRTRDAIRFARFAVRHGKRYDDAAEVRRRFRIFSDSLELVRSTNRRGLPYRLGINRFADMSWEEFQASRLGAAQNCSATLAGNHRMRDAAALPETKDWREDGIVSPVKDQGHCGSCWTFSTTGSLEAAYTQATGKPVSLSEQQLVDCAGAYNNFGCSGGLPSQAFEYIKYNGGLDTEESYPYTGVNGICHYKPENVGVKVLNSVNITLGAEDELKNAVGLVRPVSVAFQVIDGFRMYKSGVYTSDHCGTTPMDVNHAVVAVGYGVENGVPYWLIKNSWGADWGDNGYFKMEMGKNMCGVATCASYPVVA, from the exons ATggcccaccgccgcctcctcctcctcctcgccgccgtcctcgccctcacggccaccgccgccgtcgcctcctccgaCTTCGACGACTCCAACCCGATCCGCACCGTCACGGaccacgccgcctcctcgctcGAGTcggccgtcctcgccgccctcgGCCGCACCCGCGACGCCATCCGCTTCGCCCGCTTCGCCGTCAG GCATGGCAAGAGgtacgacgacgcggcggaggtGCGCCGGCGGTTCCGGATCTTCTCCGACAGCCTCGAGCTCGTCCGCTCCACCAACCGAAGAGGCCTCCCCTACCGCCTCGGCATCAACC GTTTCGCGGACATGAGCTGGGAGGAGTTCCAGGCGAGCCggctcggcgcggcgcagAACTGCTCGGCGACGCTCGCCGGCAACCACCGGATGCgggacgccgccgctctcccGGAGACC AAAGACTGGAGGGAGGATGGGATCGTCAGCCCCGTGAAAGACCAGGGCCACTGTGGCTCCTGCTGGACTTTCAG CACTACTGGTTCTCTTGAGGCAGCATATACTCAGGCCACTGGGAAGCCCGTCTCTCTTTCTGAGCAGCAGCTGGTTGACTGTGCTGGTGCATACAATAATTTCGGGTGCAGCGGAGGCCTGCCATCTCAGGCCTTTGAGTACATCAAATACAATGGTGGCCTTGACACCGAAGAGTCTTACCCTTACACTGGTGTCAATGGCATCTGTCATTACAAGCCTGAAAACGTTGGAGTCAAGGTTTTGAACTCCGTTAACATCACCCTG GGTGCTGAGGATGAATTGAAGAATGCTGTTGGACTTGTTCGTCCAGTTAGTGTTGCCTTTCAGGTGATCGACGGTTTCAGGATGTACAAGAGTGGAGTTTACACAAGCGACCATTGTGGAACTACTCCTATG GATGTGAACCACGCTGTTGTGGCCGTTGGCTATGGTGTCGAAAACGGAGTTCCCTACTGGCTCATCAAGAACTCATGGGGCGCAGACTGGGGTGACAATGGTTACTTCAAGATGGAAATGGGCAAGAACATGTGCG GTGTTGCTACTTGTGCGTCCTACCCTGTTGTAGCATGA